A window from Candidatus Eisenbacteria bacterium encodes these proteins:
- a CDS encoding single-stranded DNA-binding protein yields the protein MEGTTYPRMNKVFLTGIAQEEPELRYTPSGVTVCSFRVQVGRVLRDRAGGSREVAAYLTIVAWQETAQRMARELRRGQIVYVEGYVSSRSFTTARGDKRTAVEIYAEQIQTLGPSMEGDKGTEGPRADEGRGPAGRGRRGPADERRETVQAGLDPAPGTEGSTASAEEPPEGEHHAEEHHAPEHPEGERQEDLASGHQEETGENTLQL from the coding sequence ATGGAAGGCACGACGTATCCGCGGATGAACAAGGTGTTCCTCACCGGGATTGCCCAGGAGGAGCCCGAGCTTCGCTACACCCCTTCGGGCGTGACAGTCTGCTCCTTCAGAGTGCAGGTCGGACGCGTATTGCGCGATCGCGCGGGAGGCTCTCGGGAGGTTGCCGCCTACCTGACGATCGTCGCCTGGCAAGAGACGGCCCAGAGGATGGCGCGCGAGCTGCGACGGGGGCAGATCGTCTACGTCGAGGGGTATGTGAGCAGCCGGTCGTTCACCACCGCGCGCGGCGACAAGCGGACGGCCGTCGAGATCTACGCGGAGCAGATCCAGACTCTCGGTCCGTCCATGGAGGGCGACAAGGGGACCGAGGGACCACGCGCGGACGAGGGCCGCGGCCCTGCCGGCAGAGGCAGGCGCGGGCCCGCTGACGAACGGCGCGAGACGGTCCAGGCGGGCCTGGACCCGGCGCCAGGAACCGAGGGGAGCACCGCGTCCGCCGAGGAGCCTCCTGAAGGGGAGCATCACGCGGAGGAACACCACGCTCCGGAGCATCCGGAGGGTGA